A stretch of Myxococcus virescens DNA encodes these proteins:
- a CDS encoding cystathionine gamma-synthase — protein MRFDTLAIHAGQEPDPTTGAIMTPVYLSSTYVQDGPGEHKGYEYSRTQNPTRKALQDCLAALEGAKYGAAFASGLAGTDMLMHMLDSGDHVVVSDDVYGGTFRLFDKVFRRAGLHFSFVDLSKPENFEAAITPKTKMVWVESPTNPMLKLIDLARIAEVAKKRNILSVADNTFMTPYFQRPLDLGFDVVAHSTTKYINGHSDVVGGFVCTSREDVAEKMYFLQNAVGGVSGAFDSFMVLRGVKTLHVRMDRHASNAMKVAQFLASHPKVKKVTYPGLESHPQHALAKQQMSGFGGMVTFDIQGGLEAARTFLKTVKVFACAESLGGVESLIEHPAIMTHASIPKETREQLGITDGFIRLSVGIEDARDLVDDLSQALDAAK, from the coding sequence ATGCGCTTCGACACGCTTGCCATTCACGCCGGTCAGGAGCCGGACCCCACCACCGGCGCCATCATGACGCCCGTCTACCTGTCTTCCACCTACGTCCAGGATGGCCCCGGAGAGCACAAGGGCTACGAGTACAGCCGGACGCAGAACCCCACCCGCAAGGCGCTCCAGGACTGTCTGGCCGCGCTCGAGGGGGCGAAGTACGGCGCGGCCTTCGCCTCGGGCCTGGCGGGCACGGACATGCTGATGCACATGCTGGATTCGGGCGACCACGTGGTCGTCTCGGACGATGTGTACGGCGGCACCTTCCGCCTCTTCGACAAGGTGTTCCGGCGGGCCGGGCTGCACTTCTCCTTCGTGGACCTGTCCAAGCCGGAGAACTTCGAGGCGGCGATTACGCCGAAGACGAAGATGGTGTGGGTGGAGTCCCCCACCAACCCGATGCTCAAGCTCATCGACCTGGCGCGCATCGCCGAGGTCGCCAAGAAGCGGAACATCCTCTCCGTCGCCGACAACACGTTCATGACGCCGTACTTCCAGCGCCCGCTGGACCTCGGCTTCGACGTGGTGGCGCACTCCACCACCAAGTACATCAACGGCCACAGCGACGTGGTGGGCGGCTTCGTCTGCACCAGCCGTGAGGACGTGGCAGAGAAGATGTACTTCCTCCAGAACGCGGTGGGCGGCGTGTCCGGCGCCTTCGACAGCTTCATGGTGCTGCGCGGCGTGAAGACGCTGCACGTGCGCATGGACCGCCACGCCTCCAACGCGATGAAGGTGGCGCAGTTCCTGGCGTCCCACCCGAAGGTGAAGAAGGTCACCTACCCGGGCCTGGAGTCGCACCCGCAGCACGCGCTGGCGAAGCAGCAGATGTCCGGCTTTGGCGGCATGGTGACCTTCGACATCCAGGGGGGCCTGGAGGCGGCCCGCACCTTCCTCAAGACGGTGAAGGTGTTCGCCTGCGCCGAGTCGCTCGGTGGCGTCGAGTCCCTCATCGAGCACCCGGCCATCATGACCCACGCCTCCATTCCCAAGGAGACGCGCGAGCAGCTGGGCATCACCGACGGCTTCATCCGCCTGTCCGTGGGCATCGAGGACGCGCGGGACCTGGTGGACGACCTGTCCCAGGCGCTCGACGCCGCGAAGTAG
- a CDS encoding UdgX family uracil-DNA binding protein (This protein belongs to the uracil DNA glycosylase superfamily, members of which act in excision repair of DNA. However, it belongs more specifically to UdgX branch, whose founding member was found to bind uracil in DNA (where it does not belong), without cleaving it, appears to promote DNA repair by a pathway involving RecA, rather than base excision.) gives MPKRPSVQTTAAPLIPESPTYDKLRKAAAGCQACPLWRTGTQTVFGESEGQPRPGPRVMLVGEQPGDQEDRAGRPFVGPSGRLLDEALEAAGIDRAQVYVTNTVKHFKWTGQGPRRIHAKPTTTEIRACLPWLEAEIRVFRPDVLVCLGATAAQALLGKAFRVTQSRGQPLASEWARVVVATVHPSSILRAPDPRAKEAALEAFVDDLRQVARIIHGLSEGEGAHAPMS, from the coding sequence ATGCCCAAGCGTCCTTCCGTCCAGACCACCGCGGCCCCCCTCATCCCTGAGTCTCCGACGTACGACAAGCTCCGAAAGGCGGCCGCGGGGTGTCAGGCCTGCCCGCTGTGGCGCACGGGCACCCAGACTGTCTTTGGCGAATCCGAGGGCCAGCCGCGCCCCGGCCCCCGGGTGATGCTGGTGGGGGAGCAGCCGGGAGACCAGGAGGACCGGGCCGGCAGGCCCTTCGTGGGCCCCTCCGGACGGCTGCTGGACGAGGCGCTGGAGGCCGCTGGAATCGACCGCGCGCAGGTGTACGTCACCAATACGGTGAAGCACTTCAAGTGGACTGGCCAGGGGCCCCGGCGCATCCACGCGAAGCCGACCACGACGGAGATTCGCGCCTGCCTGCCGTGGCTGGAGGCGGAGATTCGTGTGTTCCGCCCGGACGTCCTCGTCTGCCTGGGGGCCACCGCGGCGCAGGCGCTGCTGGGCAAGGCGTTCCGGGTGACGCAGTCTCGCGGGCAGCCGCTGGCGTCGGAATGGGCGCGGGTGGTGGTGGCCACGGTGCACCCGTCTTCCATCCTCCGCGCGCCGGACCCTCGGGCGAAGGAGGCCGCTCTGGAGGCCTTCGTGGACGACTTGCGCCAGGTGGCGCGCATCATCCACGGCCTGTCGGAAGGGGAGGGCGCGCACGCGCCCATGTCGTAG
- a CDS encoding tRNA (cytidine(34)-2'-O)-methyltransferase: MLEPLARPLHLVLVSPQIPPNTGNVARLCAVTGCRLILVEPLGFSIDDRQLKRAGLDYWDKVFLRLYPTYAAYAADYPDARRWLFSARAETSLYEARFEEGDHLVFGSEVSGLAPEVMEGGSGTAVTIPMLEDRRSLNLSTSVGIGTYEALRQVRFTGAGRQAPPAS, encoded by the coding sequence ATGCTCGAGCCCCTGGCGCGTCCTCTCCACCTGGTCCTCGTTTCTCCCCAGATTCCCCCCAACACCGGCAACGTCGCCCGCCTGTGCGCCGTGACGGGCTGCCGGCTCATCCTGGTGGAGCCCCTGGGCTTCTCCATTGACGACCGGCAGCTCAAGCGGGCGGGGCTGGACTACTGGGACAAGGTATTTCTCCGCCTGTATCCAACCTACGCGGCCTATGCGGCGGACTACCCGGACGCCCGGCGGTGGCTCTTCTCCGCCCGGGCTGAAACATCCCTGTATGAGGCCCGGTTCGAGGAGGGGGACCACCTGGTGTTCGGCTCGGAGGTGTCCGGGCTGGCGCCGGAGGTGATGGAGGGGGGCTCGGGGACGGCTGTCACCATTCCCATGCTGGAGGATCGCCGGAGCCTGAACCTGTCCACGTCGGTGGGAATCGGGACCTATGAGGCCCTGCGACAGGTCCGTTTCACCGGAGCGGGCAGGCAAGCACCCCCGGCAAGTTGA
- a CDS encoding aminoglycoside phosphotransferase family protein, with the protein MELEAALRDQVGQAMGRPVPNAPITKLKGEASSRSYYRVGAPPESWVVMVMPPDSTKKSDEATKGEPPKELPFINVHRYLEKLGVRVPRIHRYDEPAGMMVIEDLSDITFESALEGGKHHEALYTRAVDLLARLRAAAEKAEDPDCLAFTRAFDEDLYDWELHHFREWGLEAWSGKKPTDAERAELDATFRDIARQLAAAPRGFTHRDYQSRNIMMKEGELVVIDFQDALQGPRQYDLVALLRDSYVELDRDFVDAMLDRYIATFQEVSGERIDAASFKAFFDLLTIQRKLKDAGRFEFINRVKGNPGFLVSIPASLRYVRDGFARRPELRRLQDLVAKYVPELAA; encoded by the coding sequence ATGGAACTCGAGGCCGCCCTGCGCGACCAGGTGGGACAGGCCATGGGCCGTCCCGTTCCCAACGCCCCCATCACGAAGCTGAAGGGCGAGGCGAGCAGCCGCTCGTACTACCGCGTTGGCGCGCCGCCCGAGAGCTGGGTGGTGATGGTGATGCCGCCCGACTCGACGAAGAAGAGCGACGAGGCCACCAAGGGCGAGCCGCCCAAGGAGCTGCCCTTCATCAACGTGCACCGCTACCTGGAGAAGCTGGGCGTGCGGGTGCCGCGCATCCACCGCTACGACGAGCCGGCGGGGATGATGGTGATTGAAGATTTGAGTGACATCACCTTCGAGTCCGCGCTGGAGGGCGGCAAGCACCACGAGGCGCTCTACACCCGCGCCGTGGACCTGCTGGCGCGCCTGCGCGCGGCGGCGGAGAAGGCGGAGGACCCGGACTGCCTGGCCTTCACCCGCGCCTTCGACGAGGACCTCTACGACTGGGAGCTGCACCACTTCCGCGAGTGGGGCCTGGAGGCGTGGAGTGGCAAGAAGCCCACGGACGCCGAGCGCGCCGAGCTGGACGCCACCTTCCGCGACATCGCCCGGCAGCTGGCCGCCGCGCCGCGTGGCTTCACGCACCGCGACTACCAGAGCCGCAACATCATGATGAAGGAGGGCGAGCTGGTCGTCATCGACTTCCAGGACGCACTCCAGGGTCCGCGCCAGTACGACCTGGTGGCGCTCTTGCGCGACAGCTACGTGGAGCTGGACCGCGACTTCGTGGACGCGATGCTGGACCGCTACATCGCCACCTTCCAGGAGGTGAGCGGCGAGCGCATCGACGCGGCGTCCTTCAAGGCCTTCTTCGACTTGCTCACCATCCAGCGCAAGCTGAAGGACGCGGGCCGCTTCGAGTTCATCAACCGGGTGAAGGGCAACCCGGGCTTCCTGGTGTCCATCCCCGCGTCGCTGCGCTACGTGCGTGACGGCTTCGCGCGGCGGCCGGAGCTGCGCAGGCTGCAGGACCTGGTGGCGAAGTACGTCCCGGAGCTGGCGGCCTGA
- a CDS encoding crotonase/enoyl-CoA hydratase family protein: protein MSVRVEKNGLVTTVILDRPEVRNAVDGATAQSLAEAFRAFDADPDARVGVLHGEGGTFCAGADLKAVSEGRMPRLELDGDGPMGPSRMVLSKPVIASIGGHAVAGGLELALWCDLRVAEEDAVLGVFCRRWGVPLIDGGTVRLPRLIGLSRALDLILTGRPVSAQEALAMGLVNRVVPRGQSREAAEALAREVAAFPQACMNADRRSAYTQAGLGTEEALRQEFARGVKVLESESIAGATRFAQGAGRHGKFE, encoded by the coding sequence ATGAGCGTGCGCGTCGAGAAGAACGGCCTCGTCACCACCGTCATCCTGGACCGCCCGGAGGTGCGCAACGCCGTGGATGGCGCCACCGCCCAGTCCCTGGCGGAGGCCTTCCGTGCCTTCGACGCGGACCCGGACGCGCGGGTGGGCGTGCTCCATGGAGAAGGGGGCACCTTCTGCGCCGGGGCGGACCTGAAGGCCGTCTCCGAGGGCCGGATGCCCCGTTTGGAGCTGGATGGGGATGGTCCCATGGGCCCCTCGCGCATGGTGCTGTCCAAGCCCGTCATCGCGTCCATTGGCGGCCATGCCGTGGCGGGCGGCTTGGAGCTGGCGCTGTGGTGTGATTTGCGCGTGGCCGAGGAGGATGCCGTCCTGGGCGTCTTCTGCCGCCGCTGGGGCGTGCCCCTCATCGACGGGGGGACGGTGCGGCTGCCCCGGCTCATTGGCCTTTCGCGCGCGCTGGACCTCATCCTCACGGGCCGGCCTGTCTCCGCCCAGGAGGCGCTGGCCATGGGGCTGGTCAACCGCGTGGTGCCCCGGGGGCAGTCGCGCGAGGCCGCGGAGGCCCTGGCGCGCGAGGTGGCCGCCTTCCCGCAGGCGTGCATGAACGCGGACCGGCGCTCCGCCTACACCCAGGCGGGGCTGGGCACCGAGGAGGCACTGCGTCAAGAGTTCGCCCGCGGTGTCAAGGTCCTGGAGTCGGAGTCCATTGCCGGCGCCACGCGTTTTGCCCAAGGGGCAGGGCGTCACGGGAAGTTCGAATAG
- a CDS encoding MaoC family dehydratase: MRYFEDFQPGDVSEHGPHVVSREEIIAFATQFDPQPFHLSDEAARDSIFGGLVASGWHTASLCHRLLVDSFLGQTSSLGSPGLDELRWLKPVRPGDTLHVRVEVVSATPSRSKPDRGAIKLRMEVRNQKDEVVMTELANVLFGRRP, encoded by the coding sequence ATGCGCTACTTCGAGGACTTCCAGCCCGGGGACGTGAGCGAACACGGCCCCCACGTGGTGTCGCGCGAGGAAATCATCGCCTTCGCGACGCAATTCGACCCGCAGCCCTTCCACCTGAGCGACGAAGCCGCCCGCGACAGCATCTTCGGCGGGCTGGTGGCCAGCGGTTGGCACACCGCCTCGCTGTGTCACCGGCTGTTGGTGGACAGCTTCCTGGGGCAGACGTCCAGCCTGGGCTCGCCCGGCTTGGATGAGCTGCGCTGGCTCAAGCCCGTGCGTCCGGGGGACACGTTGCACGTGCGGGTGGAGGTCGTCTCCGCCACGCCGTCGCGCAGCAAGCCGGACCGGGGCGCCATCAAGCTCCGCATGGAGGTGCGCAACCAGAAGGACGAGGTGGTGATGACGGAGCTGGCGAACGTGCTCTTCGGCCGGCGTCCATGA
- a CDS encoding EB domain-containing protein has product MRNTPIRSLMWLPLLAVLAVLPGCIVHGEDDWYDDYDDDICYCSSDKDCSTGESCRSGVCRTVPPGSGECSSSLDCPGSQICINSVCSQFCSRDSDCGSGQRCDDRYCVGTGGTRPDAGSDGGTRPDSGTDGGTRPDAGSDGGTRPDAGVDGGSPQLCRVNMDCGTGNYCINNQCIRGCYDDSWCDAKDTCVSGLCRPRPVDPNTCSTAADCSGGKDCVDGQCRAACDSTTQCPDDYSCQIGYCMPIPDGGQCRANCECPAGQVCFNGQCKPPQPDPGQTCVANCDCPSGEVCTNGYCRPPAPPPDAGTGTACQANCDCPSGEVCSNGQCKVPPPPPVQDAGTSTPVCRANCECPSGQVCTDGVCKPVNTGSGNSCQATCECPAGERCIDNVCWL; this is encoded by the coding sequence ATGCGGAACACCCCCATACGTAGCCTCATGTGGCTGCCGTTGCTCGCCGTCCTCGCCGTCCTCCCGGGCTGCATCGTCCATGGAGAGGATGACTGGTACGACGACTACGACGACGACATCTGCTACTGCTCCTCCGACAAGGATTGCAGCACCGGTGAGAGCTGCCGCAGCGGCGTCTGTCGGACCGTTCCACCGGGCTCGGGCGAGTGTTCCTCCTCCCTGGACTGCCCCGGGTCCCAGATCTGCATCAACAGCGTCTGCTCGCAGTTCTGCTCGCGTGACTCCGACTGCGGTTCGGGCCAGCGGTGCGACGACCGCTACTGCGTTGGGACCGGCGGGACGCGCCCGGACGCGGGTTCTGATGGCGGGACGCGCCCGGATTCGGGGACGGACGGGGGGACGCGTCCAGATGCTGGCTCCGACGGCGGGACGCGCCCGGATGCGGGCGTGGACGGGGGTTCTCCTCAGCTGTGCCGGGTGAACATGGATTGCGGTACGGGGAACTACTGCATCAACAACCAGTGCATCCGCGGCTGCTATGACGATTCCTGGTGCGATGCCAAGGACACCTGCGTGAGCGGCCTGTGCCGTCCGCGCCCGGTGGACCCGAACACCTGCTCCACCGCGGCGGACTGCTCCGGCGGGAAGGACTGCGTGGATGGCCAGTGCCGCGCGGCTTGCGACTCCACCACCCAGTGCCCGGACGACTACAGCTGCCAGATTGGCTACTGCATGCCCATTCCGGATGGGGGCCAGTGCCGCGCCAACTGCGAGTGCCCCGCCGGCCAGGTCTGCTTCAATGGCCAGTGCAAGCCGCCGCAGCCGGACCCGGGCCAGACGTGCGTGGCCAACTGCGACTGCCCCTCGGGTGAGGTCTGCACCAACGGTTACTGCCGTCCGCCGGCCCCCCCGCCGGACGCGGGCACGGGCACGGCCTGCCAGGCCAACTGCGACTGCCCGTCGGGCGAGGTCTGCTCCAACGGCCAGTGCAAGGTGCCGCCGCCTCCTCCGGTGCAGGATGCCGGGACGTCCACCCCGGTGTGCCGCGCCAACTGCGAGTGCCCGTCCGGTCAGGTCTGCACGGACGGCGTCTGCAAGCCCGTCAACACGGGCAGCGGCAACAGCTGTCAGGCCACCTGCGAGTGCCCCGCCGGCGAGCGCTGCATCGACAACGTCTGCTGGCTGTAG
- a CDS encoding nucleotidyltransferase family protein produces MKAMVLCAGLGTRLRPLTERWPKPAMPFLGQPLLRYHLAVLKAAGVTAVGINTHHLPDTMEAVARAECARAGLPLHVVNEPVIQGTGGGIRGLRDFLSDGDFIVFNGDILYPVDLRPVVAVHQASGALATLVLQPMPVGETYAAVELDAEGRVRRIAGHGPGGEGLSPWHFTGVHVMSPRVFDFMSPRGEEDINRGVYVRAMEAGQLVRGVRVDGYWSDLGTPSRYLATVQDVLAGRVRLEWLGADSPLAGTTRGASGTWAQAEARLDGTAEGPVYLGRGSAVAAGATVGPGVSLEPGAKVASGARLSRATVFEDTEVSSGESLSEVLAWGAHRIAAPLKGR; encoded by the coding sequence ATGAAGGCCATGGTCCTCTGCGCGGGGCTGGGCACGCGCCTGCGCCCGCTCACCGAACGCTGGCCCAAGCCGGCGATGCCATTCCTGGGACAGCCGCTGCTGCGCTACCACCTGGCGGTGCTGAAGGCCGCGGGCGTGACGGCGGTGGGCATCAACACCCACCACCTGCCGGACACCATGGAGGCGGTGGCCCGCGCCGAGTGCGCTCGCGCGGGGCTGCCGCTGCACGTGGTGAACGAGCCCGTCATCCAGGGCACCGGCGGCGGCATCCGCGGCCTGCGGGACTTCCTGTCGGACGGCGACTTCATCGTCTTCAACGGCGACATCCTCTACCCGGTGGACCTGCGGCCGGTGGTGGCCGTGCACCAGGCGTCCGGCGCGCTGGCCACCCTGGTGCTGCAGCCCATGCCAGTGGGGGAGACGTACGCCGCGGTGGAGCTGGACGCGGAAGGGCGCGTGCGCCGCATCGCCGGCCACGGCCCTGGCGGTGAAGGCTTGTCGCCGTGGCACTTCACCGGCGTGCACGTGATGTCGCCGCGCGTCTTCGACTTCATGTCGCCGCGAGGTGAGGAGGACATCAACCGCGGCGTCTATGTCCGTGCCATGGAGGCCGGGCAGCTGGTGCGCGGCGTGCGGGTGGACGGGTATTGGTCCGACCTGGGCACGCCGTCGCGCTACCTCGCCACCGTGCAGGACGTGCTCGCGGGGCGCGTGCGGCTGGAGTGGCTGGGCGCGGACTCACCGCTGGCGGGGACCACGCGCGGCGCGAGTGGCACCTGGGCGCAAGCGGAGGCCCGCCTGGACGGCACGGCGGAGGGCCCGGTGTACCTGGGGCGGGGCAGCGCGGTGGCCGCCGGAGCCACCGTGGGGCCGGGCGTGTCGCTGGAGCCGGGCGCGAAGGTGGCTTCGGGGGCGCGGCTCTCGCGAGCCACCGTCTTCGAGGACACCGAGGTGTCCTCCGGGGAGTCGCTCTCCGAGGTGCTCGCCTGGGGCGCGCACCGGATTGCCGCGCCGCTGAAGGGGCGCTGA
- a CDS encoding DUF192 domain-containing protein — MRWKVNNETRQRLLADRADKATSFLQRFKGLMGRHSLEVGQGLHIVPCNSIHTFFMRIPIDVLFLDAQGRIVKQMPALPPWRATSVYFQSRSVLELPAGVLAASGTQEGDVLSFEPVP; from the coding sequence ATGCGCTGGAAGGTGAACAACGAGACGCGGCAACGGCTGCTGGCGGACCGGGCCGACAAGGCCACCTCGTTCCTCCAACGGTTCAAGGGACTCATGGGGCGCCACTCGCTGGAGGTGGGCCAGGGGCTCCATATCGTCCCCTGTAACTCCATCCACACTTTCTTCATGCGCATCCCCATTGACGTGCTGTTCCTGGACGCCCAGGGCCGCATCGTCAAGCAGATGCCCGCCTTGCCGCCCTGGCGTGCGACATCCGTGTATTTCCAGTCACGCTCAGTCCTGGAGCTTCCCGCGGGGGTCCTCGCGGCCAGCGGCACCCAGGAAGGCGATGTGCTGAGCTTCGAGCCGGTTCCTTGA
- a CDS encoding class I SAM-dependent methyltransferase — translation MADTQGTHGSHDATGPEGMFANRLRKGDKRFRKWARTQGLTAFRVYDRDIPEYPYAIDVYGDRVHVVEYPRRRAIASGAADTQREEVLAAVTQVLAVPSERIFVKTHTPQPWGRSQYGRVGQDSGRIVVEEQGLKFWVNLGDYLDTGLFMDHRNTRARVREEARGKRFLNLFAYTGAFTVYAAAGGAASTMTVDLSNTYLDWAEDNLDLNGLANARHTLVRADAKAWVEAQADAPERYDLVVCDPPSFSTSKKMSGSFNVQRDHPRLLAAIRALLAPGGVLYFSNNFLGFQLEPKATRGMEVEEITPRSIPEDFQRKEIHRCWRMVAP, via the coding sequence ATGGCTGACACACAAGGTACGCATGGCTCTCACGACGCAACCGGCCCCGAGGGCATGTTCGCCAACCGCCTGCGCAAGGGGGACAAGCGCTTCCGGAAGTGGGCCCGGACACAGGGCCTGACGGCCTTCCGCGTCTACGACAGGGACATCCCCGAGTACCCGTACGCCATCGACGTCTACGGCGACCGCGTCCACGTCGTGGAATACCCCCGGCGGCGCGCCATCGCCTCCGGTGCCGCGGACACGCAGCGGGAGGAAGTCCTGGCCGCGGTGACGCAGGTGCTGGCCGTTCCCTCCGAGCGCATCTTCGTGAAGACGCACACGCCCCAGCCCTGGGGCCGCTCGCAGTACGGCCGGGTGGGCCAGGACAGCGGGCGCATCGTGGTGGAGGAGCAGGGCCTGAAGTTCTGGGTGAACCTGGGCGACTACCTGGACACCGGCCTCTTCATGGACCACCGCAACACCCGCGCGCGCGTGCGGGAGGAGGCCCGGGGCAAGCGCTTCCTCAACCTCTTCGCGTACACCGGGGCCTTCACCGTCTACGCCGCCGCGGGAGGCGCCGCGAGCACGATGACGGTGGACCTGTCCAACACCTACCTGGACTGGGCCGAGGACAACCTGGACCTCAACGGCCTGGCCAACGCGCGGCACACGCTGGTGCGCGCGGATGCCAAGGCCTGGGTGGAGGCCCAGGCCGACGCGCCAGAGCGGTACGACCTGGTGGTGTGCGACCCGCCGTCCTTCTCCACGTCGAAGAAGATGTCGGGCAGCTTCAACGTGCAGCGCGACCACCCGCGCCTGCTGGCCGCCATCCGGGCGCTGCTCGCGCCCGGTGGCGTCCTCTACTTCTCCAACAACTTCCTGGGGTTCCAGTTGGAGCCGAAGGCCACGCGCGGGATGGAGGTGGAGGAAATCACCCCTCGCTCCATCCCCGAAGACTTCCAGCGCAAGGAGATCCACCGCTGCTGGCGCATGGTGGCTCCCTGA
- a CDS encoding pyridoxal-phosphate dependent enzyme translates to MDIHENILTAIGNTPLVKLNKLVGPNDATVLVKCEFMNPGASIKDRMALYILEKAEREGKLKPGGTIVENTSGNTGMGVALAAAVKGYKCIFTMPDKMSLEKINRLKALGAQVVVTPTNVPAEDPRSYYETAKRLHRETPGAFMLNQYHNPDNIEAHYNTTGPEIYEQTEGKFDYFVAGLGTGGTMSGAGKFLKEKIPGLKNVGVDPEGSVYEGYFKTGKLTEPHVYKVEGIGEDMLCGAMDFTHLDDVRQVDDRQCFIAARRLAREEGIFAGGSSGAAIHVAVQLAKEVGKGKTIVVVLPDSGSSYISKFHSDEWMRDNGFLEEKGAGTIRDILGDKRKDVKTARRGDKVDQVVETMRGHGISQMPVVGDDGRTVGMVHEYDLLNALVAGKAKFSDAIDSIIAPLQGALSLDTSIARLREVFAQDNVAVVKDGEKVVGIVTKIDLIDYLHRTAA, encoded by the coding sequence ATGGACATCCACGAGAACATCCTCACCGCCATTGGCAACACGCCGCTGGTCAAGCTCAACAAGCTCGTCGGGCCGAACGACGCGACCGTGCTGGTCAAGTGCGAGTTCATGAACCCGGGCGCGTCCATCAAGGACCGCATGGCGCTCTACATCCTCGAGAAGGCCGAGCGGGAGGGGAAGCTCAAGCCCGGCGGCACCATCGTCGAGAACACGTCCGGCAACACCGGCATGGGCGTGGCGCTGGCCGCGGCCGTCAAAGGCTACAAGTGCATCTTCACCATGCCGGACAAGATGTCCCTGGAGAAGATCAACCGCCTCAAGGCGCTGGGCGCTCAGGTGGTGGTGACGCCGACGAACGTGCCGGCCGAGGACCCGCGCAGCTACTACGAGACGGCCAAGCGCCTGCACCGCGAGACGCCGGGCGCGTTCATGCTCAACCAGTACCACAACCCCGACAACATCGAGGCGCACTACAACACCACCGGTCCTGAGATCTACGAGCAGACCGAGGGCAAGTTCGACTACTTCGTCGCGGGCCTGGGCACCGGCGGCACCATGAGCGGCGCCGGCAAGTTCCTGAAGGAGAAGATTCCCGGCCTCAAGAACGTGGGCGTGGACCCGGAGGGCTCCGTCTACGAGGGCTACTTCAAGACGGGCAAGCTGACCGAGCCGCACGTCTACAAGGTGGAAGGCATCGGCGAGGACATGCTGTGCGGCGCCATGGACTTCACCCACCTGGACGACGTGCGCCAGGTCGATGACCGCCAGTGCTTCATCGCCGCGCGCCGCCTGGCGCGTGAGGAAGGCATCTTCGCCGGCGGCTCCTCGGGCGCGGCGATTCACGTCGCGGTGCAGTTGGCCAAGGAAGTGGGCAAGGGCAAGACGATTGTCGTCGTGCTGCCGGACTCGGGCAGCAGCTACATCAGCAAGTTCCACTCCGACGAGTGGATGCGCGACAACGGCTTCCTGGAGGAGAAGGGCGCCGGCACCATCCGCGACATCCTGGGCGACAAGCGCAAGGACGTGAAGACGGCGCGCCGCGGTGACAAGGTCGACCAGGTGGTCGAGACGATGCGCGGCCACGGCATCAGCCAGATGCCGGTGGTGGGCGACGACGGCCGCACGGTGGGCATGGTGCACGAGTACGACCTGCTCAACGCGCTGGTCGCCGGCAAGGCGAAGTTCTCCGACGCCATCGACAGCATCATCGCGCCGCTGCAGGGCGCGCTGTCGCTCGACACCAGCATCGCCCGCCTGCGCGAAGTCTTCGCTCAGGACAACGTGGCGGTGGTGAAGGACGGCGAGAAGGTGGTCGGCATCGTCACGAAGATCGACCTCATCGACTACCTGCACCGCACGGCGGCGTAG
- a CDS encoding Stp1/IreP family PP2C-type Ser/Thr phosphatase, protein MRIEVAGSTHVGMKRNHNEDNFLMLPEEFLFCVADGMGGHSSGEIASRIAVDELGEFYKLTSKDQDCTWPFKMDKTRNYDENRLATGVKLANARIFEKACSESKYKGMGTTIVTVHFSQSAVYVGHVGDSRVYYFRGGALKQVTEDHSLLNDYLKAKKLSPEEIENFPHKNVIVRALGMKENVQVDVSRVEPQEDDVFLLCSDGLSGMVTDAQMQEILQRTPELEKACSQLIDMANAAGGNDNVTCVLARYHAA, encoded by the coding sequence ATGCGCATCGAGGTAGCTGGCAGCACCCACGTTGGGATGAAGCGGAATCACAACGAGGACAACTTCCTGATGCTCCCGGAAGAGTTTCTCTTCTGCGTGGCGGATGGCATGGGCGGCCACTCGTCTGGCGAAATCGCCAGCCGCATCGCGGTGGACGAGCTCGGCGAGTTCTACAAGCTCACGTCCAAGGACCAGGACTGCACCTGGCCCTTCAAGATGGACAAGACGCGCAACTATGACGAGAACCGGCTCGCCACCGGCGTCAAGCTCGCCAACGCGCGCATCTTCGAGAAGGCCTGCTCCGAGTCCAAGTACAAGGGCATGGGCACCACCATCGTCACGGTGCACTTCTCCCAGAGCGCCGTCTACGTGGGCCACGTCGGCGACAGCCGCGTCTACTACTTCCGCGGCGGCGCCCTGAAGCAGGTGACGGAGGACCACTCCCTCCTCAACGACTACCTCAAGGCGAAGAAGCTCTCGCCGGAGGAAATCGAGAACTTCCCCCACAAGAACGTCATCGTCCGCGCGCTGGGCATGAAGGAGAACGTCCAGGTGGATGTCTCCCGCGTGGAGCCTCAGGAGGACGATGTCTTCCTGCTCTGCTCGGACGGCCTGAGCGGCATGGTGACGGACGCGCAGATGCAGGAAATCCTGCAGCGCACGCCGGAGCTGGAGAAGGCCTGCTCGCAGCTCATCGACATGGCCAACGCCGCAGGTGGCAACGACAACGTCACCTGCGTGCTGGCCCGCTACCACGCCGCCTGA